One Scomber japonicus isolate fScoJap1 chromosome 1, fScoJap1.pri, whole genome shotgun sequence DNA window includes the following coding sequences:
- the htatip2 gene encoding oxidoreductase HTATIP2: MSVVKVLCTALGNATGLLTVIVVVIAVVLKHLDDPEPVKYTSMAEDMKTLEENFRQQNKSCFVLGASGETGRLVLQELLERNTFSKITLIGRRQLTFEGKAYENLVQEVVDFEKLDDYAAAFQGHDVGYCCLGTTRAKAGADGFVRVDHDYVLKSAELAKAGGCSQFHLESSRGADKNSGFLYLKVKGQVEAEIEALGFDRYAIYRPGVLLVDRQESRPTEWMARKFFSALSALGSTSMSIPIQAVAKAMVSNTLLQPEQKTEILENKDIDSLSKNAGK; this comes from the exons ATGTCTGTTGTAAAAGTACTGTGCACCGCCCTGGGAAACGCGACTGGACTCTTAACCGTGATAGTCGTTGTCATTGCAGTGGTTTTAAAGCACCTCGACGACCCTGAACCGGTTAAATACACCAG CATGGCTGAGGACATGAAGACTCTGGAGGAAAACTTCAGGCAACAGAATAAAAGCTGTTTCGTCCTCGGTGCCTCCGGGGAAACGGGCAGGTTGGTGCTTCAAGAGCTGCTGGAGCGCAACACCTTCTCCAAGATAACGCTCATCGGAAGGCGACAGCTCACCTTTGAGGGGAAAGCATATGAAAACCTG GTGCAAGAGGTGGTGGACTTTGAGAAACTTGATGATTACGCTGCTGCCTTCCAGGGCCACGATGTTGGCTACTGCTGCTTGGGAACAACCAGAGCGAAAGCAGGGGCT GACGGATTTGTTCGTGTTGATCATGACTATGTTCTAAAATCAGCAGAGCTTGCTAAAGCAGGAGGCTGCTCACAGTTCCACCTGGAGTCCTCCAGAGGAGCTGATAAAAACAGTGGCTTCCTCTACCTCAAAGTCAAA GGACAAGTGGAAGCAGAGATTGAGGCACTTGGATTTGACAGATATGCCATTTACAGACCTGG GGTTTTGTTGGTGGACAGGCAGGAGAGTCGGCCCACCGAGTGGATGGCCAGGAAATTCTTTAGTGCCTTGTCTGCTCTGGGTTCTACGTCTATGTCCATCCCGATCCAAGCGGTGGCGAAGGCTATGGTGTCGAACACTCTGCTTCAACCTGAGCAGAAGACGGAGATCCTGGAGAACAAAGACATCGACAGTCTGTCAAAGAATGCAGGGAAATAA